One window of Nymphaea colorata isolate Beijing-Zhang1983 chromosome 1, ASM883128v2, whole genome shotgun sequence genomic DNA carries:
- the LOC116245860 gene encoding protein DETOXIFICATION 52-like, with amino-acid sequence MASAVTFSLKGWWPIICLSLFTAVSVCLEWWFYELATFLSARLVDPKPKMAAMNVLMQAVGFLYTFPAALGSAAATRVGNELGAGRPRRALLAAVTAIAGSIAMAATSLTLAAKFARRWAEVFAPNALEVAALAAAAMPIVGLCELGNCPQMVGSGVLRGCARPSYGALINITAFYMVGAPVAVGLALFTGAGFIGIWLGLLAAQVCCAAVMMYAVCTIRWSEEARRSRELVHGRSDSPGDVEFIECLLTGDGTPSREKLQEFNRPESTLEEDSGDAAANESQPLIVDAHDRASSL; translated from the coding sequence ATGGCCTCGGCGGTTACTTTTTCCCTTAAAGGGTGGTGGCCGATTATCTGCTTATCTCTGTTTACCGCGGTTTCTGTCTGCCTGGAATGGTGGTTCTACGAGCTCGCCACCTTTCTATCTGCCCGACTCGTTGACCCGAAGCCGAAGATGGCCGCAATGAACGTCCTCATGCAGGCTGTAGGCTTTCTTTACACCTTCCCGGCCGCTCTCGGGTCTGCCGCTGCAACCCGGGTCGGGAACGAGCTCGGCGCAGGACGGCCGCGCCGCGCGCTGCTGGCTGCAGTCACTGCCATCGCCGGGTCCATCGCCATGGCCGCCACCTCACTTACATTAGCGGCGAAGTTTGCCCGGAGGTGGGCAGAGGTCTTCGCCCCGAATGCGTTGGAGGTGGCAGCACTGGCGGCTGCTGCAATGCCAATCGTCGGGCTCTGCGAGCTCGGAAACTGCCCGCAAATGGTGGGGTCCGGAGTTCTCCGGGGGTGCGCTCGGCCGTCCTACGGTGCCCTGATAAACATCACGGCGTTTTACATGGTTGGTGCCCCCGTGGCGGTGGGACTCGCTCTCTTCACCGGTGCTGGATTCATCGGAATCTGGTTGGGGCTGCTGGCGGCGCAGGTATGTTGTGCGGCCGTCATGATGTATGCCGTTTGCACGATTCGTTGGAGTGAGGAGGCGAGACGATCAAGGGAACTAGTGCATGGTAGGAGCGATTCACCCGGGGATGTCGAATTCATCGAGTGTCTGCTTACCGGAGATGGCACTCCAAGCCGGGAAAAGCTGCAGGAGTTTAACCGCCCGGAGAGTACCTTGGAAGAAGACAGTGGTGACGCTGCCGCGAATGAATCCCAGCCCCTTATCGTTGATGCCCATGACCGAGCCTCTTCTCTTTGA